In Spirochaetota bacterium, the genomic stretch CTTGCGTAATAAATCTGGTTTATAGAAGTTGAATACATCTAATACTACAAATAGAACATCCCCTTTTGTCATAATGATTTATGTCTTAGCTCTGTTATGGTTAATAACCCTAGCGAGTCTCTTTTTACCAATTAATAATTATGGCATTATACCAAGAAATATATCCGGGCTAAAGGGTGTCATCTTTTCACCATTCATTCACTCTTATCCATTTCATCTTATTGCAAACAGCTTAAGCCTATATATTCTGGGTATTATTCTAATAAGCCTTGAAAGAAACCGCACTATTTTAATTATAGTGCATATCATTATCTGGGGAGGGCTTGGC encodes the following:
- a CDS encoding rhomboid family intramembrane serine protease, coding for MNTSNTTNRTSPFVIMIYVLALLWLITLASLFLPINNYGIIPRNISGLKGVIFSPFIHSYPFHLIANSLSLYILGIILISLERNRTILIIVHIIIWGGLGTWLIGRGGTVHVGSSGVIYGIMGYLFSVGIFNRNFKTIIISLITFFLYGGAIWGIFPSRSFISWEAHLCGLISGVMIAKMYSKSH